One genomic window of Campylobacter curvus includes the following:
- a CDS encoding TonB-dependent receptor, with protein sequence MKKYMGRGSNLLSIVACCAIFFAVNAGAIEEKKLQAVEVNSAADRISESGIAEGILNKSVASGPLAGKKIQDTPYQINTVSRQLMDNQMAQQPQDLIKFFPSAQIQYRFGPEIGRPETRGFQADVIGNMLWDGFYVLPMTSIPMAMFESVQVQNGLAGSLYGGQAPSGIFSYTRKRPVELQNIIWSDYSSREHLGIGLDTSDKFEKIGYRSVFYYSNGEKQTKQSKYSRRLASLGLDFYLTDELTLETNYSYFRHKMFGMPTSFAIKSTNGNLNFAIPDPVENTAAGLGQPFAGSVLTTQTASAKFKYAPNEKWYFEGGYQWHSPVRNMNTARNTFINAKSDYTVSYSERDGGVPNPEVRSYFVKTTTDFETAWIKHNFAAAFNGYRQISYTRPNRAGSNNNIGMSNLYDPIVLPEPNLARGGGAKRKSGYTDMNNVSVVDDIAFNDKFNLVLSLSKSWFSSESIKTNGDKVKNYSQNGNSYAASFIYKPVENLSLYVTYADSIRAGSSFTYQSTHPLYPNQTVYLKPNRSKQYEIGAKARVGETDISTALFKIERPIAYESVGSSGYSEFAEQGKQVNQGFEMTAGGKLTQDLGIFGGFMLLNAKLKETKNAYAENKIVIGQPKFRANVLFDYTVPSTNKLAFSANFHYTGKKYADEINNHRVDGYFLTDLGVRYVTKQWLGKETILRFNVNNVFNEKYWASLYPNSVDGTSNSTWFFLGQSRTFMLSAQVKF encoded by the coding sequence ATGAAAAAGTATATGGGGAGGGGTAGCAACCTACTTTCTATCGTGGCGTGTTGCGCGATATTTTTTGCCGTGAATGCCGGCGCGATAGAGGAGAAAAAGCTACAAGCCGTCGAGGTAAATAGCGCAGCCGATAGGATAAGTGAAAGCGGTATAGCAGAGGGAATTTTAAATAAATCTGTCGCCAGCGGCCCGCTCGCAGGCAAAAAGATACAAGACACGCCCTATCAGATAAATACCGTCTCAAGGCAGCTGATGGATAATCAAATGGCGCAGCAGCCGCAAGATTTGATAAAATTTTTCCCTTCGGCGCAGATCCAGTATCGCTTCGGTCCCGAGATAGGTCGCCCAGAGACTCGTGGCTTTCAAGCTGACGTTATAGGAAATATGCTTTGGGACGGCTTTTATGTGCTTCCGATGACCTCGATACCGATGGCTATGTTTGAGAGCGTGCAGGTTCAAAACGGCCTAGCAGGCTCGCTTTACGGCGGTCAGGCGCCAAGCGGTATATTTAGCTACACCAGAAAGCGCCCTGTGGAGCTGCAAAATATCATTTGGAGCGATTACAGCTCTCGCGAGCACCTAGGCATCGGCCTTGATACGTCTGATAAATTTGAAAAGATCGGTTATCGCAGTGTATTTTACTACTCAAACGGTGAGAAGCAAACGAAACAAAGTAAGTATTCAAGAAGGCTTGCTAGTTTGGGACTTGATTTTTATCTGACCGATGAGCTTACCTTGGAGACGAATTATAGTTATTTTCGTCACAAGATGTTTGGCATGCCCACTAGCTTTGCTATAAAATCGACTAACGGAAATTTAAATTTTGCTATTCCAGACCCAGTCGAAAATACCGCTGCGGGACTTGGTCAGCCGTTCGCGGGAAGCGTGCTTACTACTCAAACCGCAAGCGCCAAATTTAAATACGCACCTAATGAAAAATGGTATTTCGAGGGTGGCTATCAGTGGCATTCGCCGGTTAGAAATATGAATACCGCACGAAATACATTTATAAATGCTAAAAGCGACTATACGGTAAGCTACAGCGAGCGAGACGGCGGAGTGCCAAACCCGGAGGTCAGAAGTTATTTCGTAAAGACTACGACGGATTTTGAGACAGCATGGATAAAGCATAACTTTGCCGCCGCGTTTAACGGCTATCGCCAAATTTCATATACCAGGCCAAACAGAGCAGGCTCAAACAACAACATCGGCATGTCAAATCTATATGATCCTATCGTTTTGCCGGAGCCAAATTTAGCAAGAGGCGGTGGAGCTAAGCGAAAGAGCGGATACACTGATATGAACAATGTCTCTGTCGTCGATGATATCGCATTCAACGATAAATTCAACCTTGTTTTGTCACTGTCAAAGTCATGGTTTAGCAGTGAAAGTATCAAAACAAACGGCGATAAGGTCAAAAATTATTCGCAAAATGGTAACAGCTACGCGGCGAGCTTTATCTATAAACCCGTTGAAAATTTAAGCCTTTACGTTACATATGCCGACAGTATCAGGGCTGGAAGCTCGTTTACATATCAAAGCACGCATCCGCTTTATCCTAATCAAACCGTTTATCTAAAGCCAAATCGTAGCAAACAATACGAGATCGGCGCAAAGGCAAGGGTAGGTGAGACCGATATTTCAACTGCGCTCTTTAAGATAGAGCGGCCGATAGCTTATGAGAGTGTCGGCAGTAGTGGGTATTCGGAATTTGCCGAGCAGGGTAAGCAGGTAAATCAAGGATTTGAAATGACTGCCGGCGGTAAACTAACGCAAGATTTGGGTATTTTTGGCGGATTTATGCTACTTAATGCAAAACTAAAAGAGACCAAAAATGCATACGCGGAGAATAAAATAGTCATCGGCCAGCCAAAATTTCGCGCAAACGTCTTGTTTGATTACACCGTGCCAAGTACGAACAAGCTCGCATTTAGCGCAAATTTCCACTATACAGGCAAAAAATACGCCGATGAGATCAATAATCACAGGGTGGATGGCTACTTCTTGACCGACCTTGGCGTAAGATACGTCACCAAGCAGTGGCTAGGCAAGGAGACGATTTTGAGATTTAACGTAAATAACGTTTTTAACGAGAAATACTGGGCTAGCTTGTATCCAAACAGCGTAGACGGGACTAGCAACTCGACTTGGTTTTTCCTGGGTCAAAGCAGGACATTTATGCTTTCAGCACAGGTCAAATTCTAA
- a CDS encoding class I SAM-dependent methyltransferase, translated as MQGLLNWEAIRELRFADLSDANGRVNRINWDDVADMYNEMVKLERDFTLKQVEILPVTSADSVADIGCGTGRLSVPIARIAKSVTAVDAFAKMLHHCEANAKEAGVKNIKFLKKSWLDSDATEVIGRHDVVIASRSLGLGDIKKLNKIARKFVCLICFLDDEPSLRQIQLDLLDGVAQDAPKTSGKDAVKNARQDTSKNNRMFGYNVTFNMLYDMGANVNVRVLDDGYEAVFASKEEAYAHFKFAGDVPAKREKIYRANVDKYLQKFEGGYRFFRPTKSYVMWWDARELADRAG; from the coding sequence ATGCAAGGACTACTAAACTGGGAGGCGATAAGAGAGCTTAGATTTGCCGATCTATCGGACGCAAACGGCAGGGTGAACCGCATTAACTGGGACGATGTGGCGGATATGTATAACGAGATGGTAAAGCTTGAGCGCGACTTCACGCTAAAACAGGTCGAAATTTTGCCCGTCACGAGCGCAGATAGCGTCGCGGACATCGGCTGTGGCACGGGTAGGCTGAGCGTACCGATAGCGCGCATCGCAAAAAGCGTGACCGCCGTCGATGCGTTTGCTAAAATGCTGCACCACTGCGAGGCAAACGCCAAGGAGGCGGGCGTGAAAAATATAAAATTCCTTAAAAAAAGTTGGCTCGATAGTGACGCGACGGAAGTTATCGGACGCCACGACGTCGTCATCGCCTCGCGTTCGCTAGGGCTTGGCGACATCAAAAAGCTAAACAAGATCGCGCGAAAATTCGTCTGCCTGATCTGCTTTTTAGATGACGAGCCAAGCTTGCGGCAAATTCAGCTTGATCTGCTCGATGGCGTCGCGCAGGATGCACCAAAAACTAGCGGCAAAGACGCCGTCAAAAATGCTCGCCAAGATACGAGCAAAAATAATAGGATGTTTGGCTACAACGTCACTTTCAACATGCTTTACGACATGGGCGCAAACGTAAATGTCCGCGTACTGGACGACGGCTACGAGGCGGTATTTGCGAGCAAGGAGGAGGCATACGCGCACTTTAAATTTGCAGGCGACGTGCCCGCTAAAAGGGAGAAAATTTACCGCGCAAATGTAGATAAATATCTGCAAAAATTTGAGGGCGGATACCGATTTTTCCGACCGACCAAAAGCTACGTGATGTGGTGGGACGCGCGCGAGCTCGCTGACAGGGCGGGCTGA
- a CDS encoding FecCD family ABC transporter permease, with protein sequence MNNTKIIILLCVLVVIFAFASIGAGRYGLNFTQIAQNLQTFFFGGEPADAQAYTIITQIRLPRILFALLVGAALAASGAVYQGLFRNPLVSPDILGVSSGAAVGASIAIILSLPNFGVQVMAFAFGLGAVVLVVFLSSLIAKGKINVLVMVLCGVVISSLFGAASSLLKFLADSDDKLPEITFWLMGSLARTGGYANVAYLACVVALCFVPLFLLRWRLNILAFGEDEAKSMGVNVKFYNFVIICASTLLTASCVAFCGIVGWIGLVIPHIARFAVGADFKTLLPVSMLGGGLFLLVVDTAARSILASEVPLGVLTSLVGAPVFIYLLYRSKKGWL encoded by the coding sequence TTGAACAACACAAAGATCATCATTTTACTCTGCGTGCTCGTCGTTATTTTCGCGTTTGCGTCGATCGGCGCGGGCAGATACGGGCTAAATTTCACCCAGATAGCGCAAAATTTACAGACATTTTTCTTTGGCGGCGAGCCCGCAGACGCGCAGGCCTATACTATCATCACGCAGATACGCTTGCCGCGCATACTTTTTGCCCTGCTCGTGGGGGCTGCGCTTGCCGCTAGCGGCGCGGTGTATCAAGGGCTCTTTCGCAACCCTCTCGTCTCGCCCGATATACTTGGCGTCAGCAGTGGTGCGGCGGTGGGAGCTAGCATCGCGATCATCTTGTCGCTGCCAAATTTTGGCGTGCAGGTCATGGCGTTTGCTTTTGGGCTGGGCGCGGTCGTGCTGGTCGTATTTCTAAGCTCGCTCATCGCAAAAGGTAAGATAAACGTGCTCGTGATGGTGCTTTGCGGCGTCGTGATCTCCTCGCTTTTTGGAGCGGCTAGCTCGCTGCTTAAATTTCTAGCTGATAGCGACGATAAGCTGCCTGAGATCACGTTTTGGCTCATGGGCAGCCTCGCTCGCACGGGCGGATACGCAAACGTCGCCTACCTGGCGTGCGTGGTCGCGCTTTGCTTCGTGCCGCTTTTTTTACTGCGCTGGCGGCTAAACATCCTGGCATTTGGCGAGGACGAGGCCAAGAGCATGGGTGTGAATGTGAAATTTTACAACTTCGTCATCATCTGCGCATCCACGCTTTTGACGGCTAGCTGCGTGGCGTTTTGTGGCATCGTGGGCTGGATAGGACTCGTGATCCCGCACATCGCGCGATTTGCGGTGGGAGCGGACTTTAAGACGCTACTACCAGTCTCGATGCTAGGCGGCGGGCTGTTTTTGCTCGTCGTCGATACCGCCGCACGTAGCATACTAGCCAGCGAAGTGCCTCTTGGCGTGCTCACATCGCTCGTTGGCGCACCGGTCTTCATCTATCTGCTTTATCGTAGCAAAAAGGGCTGGCTGTGA
- a CDS encoding ABC transporter ATP-binding protein, which produces MKFKIQNLSCGYGEKCVVEGFDAALDDGEILCVLGANGIGKTTLFKSVLGFLKPLGGSVFAEHEQLLSLSDKERAKLVSYVPQAHTPPFPFKVMDVVIMGRSPHLGLFESPSKRDFAIAEATLHKLGMSAFRDKIYTDLSGGERQMVLIARALAQEAKIMMLDEPTANLDFGNQIRVLSEINKLKAAGFIIVMTSHSPEHAFYTGSKVALLMRGKCLYGEAGEIVTSENLKAAYGVDVRVEKVIVDGREKFVCVPMV; this is translated from the coding sequence GTGAAATTTAAGATCCAAAATTTAAGCTGCGGATATGGTGAAAAGTGCGTTGTAGAGGGGTTTGACGCTGCGCTTGATGACGGCGAAATTTTATGCGTGCTGGGTGCGAACGGCATAGGCAAGACGACGCTTTTTAAGTCCGTTTTGGGCTTTTTAAAGCCCCTTGGCGGCAGCGTTTTTGCGGAGCATGAGCAGCTTCTTAGCCTTAGCGATAAAGAGCGCGCAAAGCTCGTTAGCTACGTGCCGCAAGCTCACACGCCGCCGTTTCCTTTTAAAGTCATGGACGTCGTGATAATGGGCAGATCGCCGCACCTTGGGCTGTTTGAAAGCCCGTCAAAAAGGGACTTTGCTATCGCTGAGGCGACACTTCATAAGCTTGGTATGAGTGCGTTTAGGGATAAAATTTACACCGATCTAAGCGGCGGCGAGCGTCAAATGGTGCTCATCGCCAGAGCCCTCGCGCAAGAGGCTAAGATCATGATGCTAGACGAGCCCACGGCGAACCTTGACTTTGGCAATCAAATCCGCGTGCTAAGCGAGATAAATAAGCTAAAAGCGGCGGGCTTTATCATCGTGATGACGTCGCACTCGCCAGAGCATGCCTTTTATACTGGCAGTAAAGTCGCCCTGCTGATGCGAGGAAAGTGCCTTTACGGCGAGGCTGGCGAGATCGTCACGAGTGAAAATTTAAAAGCGGCTTACGGTGTGGATGTCAGAGTGGAAAAAGTGATCGTAGATGGAAGGGAAAAATTTGTATGCGTGCCGATGGTGTGA
- a CDS encoding ABC transporter substrate-binding protein: MFKKILFLALTAVILQARMVTDSEGKEVRIPDVVERATPMIGAFVQMSAMLGQQEKIISGASRLPPLMAKIFPKIRTSGNQSGMLGSSVETLIASKTQVVFGPVSMMFDENQIEQLNAAGVAVVRLDKFGTIGEIKACVNKIAEILGGKSVQRAAEFNAYFDENVKYVQEKTANLKQKRSVLALNFNSGDLSTIGANDIGAEYIKVAGGINLSSDMDPASFKISKTINEEQVVLYDPDVIITNSPESKAQIMKNASFQGIKAVKNAKVFVVPSGVYLWSVRSAEGALQPLWLGKMIYPELFAELNLEQKTKEFYKKFYDYELSDDEVKNILNPKSNF; encoded by the coding sequence ATGTTCAAAAAAATTTTGTTTTTAGCATTGACTGCGGTCATTTTACAGGCCAGGATGGTCACGGACAGCGAGGGCAAGGAGGTGCGCATCCCTGATGTGGTGGAGCGCGCGACACCGATGATAGGGGCTTTCGTGCAGATGAGTGCGATGCTGGGGCAACAGGAGAAGATCATCTCGGGCGCGTCTCGTCTGCCGCCACTCATGGCTAAAATTTTCCCTAAAATCCGCACTAGCGGCAATCAAAGCGGCATGTTAGGAAGCAGCGTTGAGACGCTCATCGCGTCAAAAACACAGGTCGTCTTTGGGCCTGTGTCGATGATGTTTGACGAAAATCAGATCGAGCAGCTAAATGCCGCCGGAGTCGCGGTCGTGAGGCTCGATAAATTTGGCACGATCGGCGAGATAAAGGCGTGCGTGAACAAGATAGCTGAGATCTTAGGCGGCAAAAGCGTGCAAAGAGCGGCTGAATTTAATGCCTATTTTGACGAAAATGTTAAATATGTGCAAGAAAAAACGGCGAATTTAAAGCAAAAAAGAAGCGTTTTGGCTCTAAATTTCAACTCTGGCGACTTATCGACCATCGGTGCGAACGACATCGGAGCCGAGTATATCAAGGTTGCTGGCGGTATAAATTTAAGCTCGGACATGGACCCTGCGTCGTTTAAGATCTCAAAAACGATAAACGAGGAGCAAGTCGTGCTCTACGACCCTGACGTCATCATCACAAACTCGCCCGAGAGCAAGGCGCAGATCATGAAAAATGCGTCGTTTCAGGGCATAAAGGCGGTCAAAAATGCCAAGGTCTTCGTCGTACCAAGCGGGGTGTATCTATGGAGCGTGCGAAGTGCCGAGGGTGCGTTGCAGCCGCTTTGGCTGGGCAAGATGATATATCCTGAGCTATTTGCCGAGCTAAATTTGGAGCAAAAAACGAAGGAATTTTATAAGAAATTTTACGACTACGAGCTAAGTGACGATGAGGTCAAAAATATATTAAACCCAAAGTCAAATTTCTAG
- the miaA gene encoding tRNA (adenosine(37)-N6)-dimethylallyltransferase MiaA, which yields MFCEFAIIGTTASGKSALALQIAQEFSGVILSLDSLALYKQIDIASAKPSREELASVKHFGIDEIYPNENFSVGMFFKIYEHAKDYALNADCPLIITGGSGFYLRSMLNGLAPDVPKCEKALSNDDIYALAARIDPKFCAKFSPNDSYRLEKWYQIYKFSGAAPSIWLRENTSEPVIKELAIFEILWPTQAIRERIQRRTQAMFEAGLLEEAKFLFDTYGREAKPLRSIGLKECADFFDAKISHEELASLICTHTAQLAKRQRTFNRSQFSKIFIGEPDATREKIKGFLKNQAKRL from the coding sequence TTGTTTTGCGAATTTGCCATCATCGGCACCACCGCAAGCGGTAAAAGCGCGCTCGCACTGCAAATCGCACAAGAATTTAGCGGCGTTATCTTAAGCCTTGATAGCCTGGCGCTCTACAAGCAAATCGATATCGCAAGTGCGAAGCCAAGCCGCGAAGAGCTAGCTAGCGTAAAGCATTTTGGCATAGACGAGATCTATCCAAACGAAAATTTTAGCGTCGGCATGTTTTTTAAAATTTACGAGCACGCCAAAGACTACGCTCTAAACGCGGACTGTCCGCTCATCATCACCGGCGGCAGCGGCTTTTATCTAAGATCGATGCTAAACGGATTGGCTCCTGACGTACCAAAATGTGAGAAGGCTTTAAGTAACGATGATATTTACGCCCTAGCGGCCAGGATCGATCCTAAATTTTGCGCTAAATTCAGTCCCAATGACAGCTACCGCCTTGAAAAATGGTATCAAATCTATAAATTTAGCGGCGCTGCGCCCAGTATCTGGCTAAGAGAAAATACTAGCGAGCCCGTGATAAAAGAGCTCGCGATATTTGAAATTTTATGGCCGACACAAGCGATAAGAGAGCGCATACAAAGGCGCACACAGGCGATGTTTGAGGCAGGACTGCTGGAGGAGGCGAAATTTTTATTTGACACCTACGGACGCGAGGCAAAGCCGCTAAGATCGATCGGGCTAAAGGAGTGCGCAGACTTTTTTGACGCCAAGATATCGCACGAGGAGCTAGCCTCGCTCATCTGCACGCACACGGCCCAGCTCGCCAAGCGCCAACGCACCTTCAACCGCTCGCAATTTAGCAAAATTTTCATCGGCGAGCCGGACGCCACGAGAGAGAAGATCAAGGGATTTTTAAAAAACCAAGCAAAGCGCCTATAA
- a CDS encoding NAD(P)/FAD-dependent oxidoreductase produces MSKVVVIGAGVSGLMSAYELAKNGEDVLVIERGDGDYDISGILSAFKTPPLAHDGVISGSLKRLFAGTSELSISPILNENFRSWMTKFSLSINDERIKRSQILFEKFGGESYEIYAQLNEKYPQIDFKRNGQFLVFTDENSFKKRLDSIKLGDQTQEILDVEGMKNELGFLNQNIKGIIDLKQNAQIDVQNLADALKRELENLGANIVKDEIASWEFSGNLIAKAIGKENAYEADTFVLASGIDTLLASRLGSKLNLIPSKFYSVDLKFSAEKIPSKPVVLNDLFAKITPKADGVKITSGLQIGNIDTLVRMDKINEFLNALKPFGTTCELKEPRYRANFIALTPNDMPLIGRDEVYKNLVFSMGHGWLGLSFAPASARLVAHLISEDKENIDINELLLFSGFYQG; encoded by the coding sequence ATGAGCAAGGTCGTTGTTATCGGTGCTGGCGTCAGCGGACTGATGAGCGCTTACGAGCTGGCAAAAAACGGCGAAGACGTCTTAGTGATCGAGCGAGGAGACGGCGATTACGATATTAGCGGGATATTAAGCGCGTTCAAGACGCCTCCTTTAGCACACGATGGCGTCATATCAGGCTCATTAAAGCGCCTCTTTGCGGGCACTAGCGAGCTTAGTATCAGCCCCATCCTAAATGAAAATTTTCGCAGCTGGATGACGAAATTTAGCCTTAGTATAAACGACGAACGCATCAAGAGATCGCAAATTTTATTTGAAAAATTTGGCGGCGAGAGCTATGAAATTTACGCTCAGCTAAACGAAAAATACCCTCAGATAGATTTCAAACGAAACGGTCAATTTTTAGTCTTTACCGATGAAAATAGCTTTAAAAAACGCTTAGATAGCATCAAACTAGGCGATCAAACGCAAGAAATTTTAGACGTTGAGGGCATGAAAAACGAGCTTGGATTTTTAAATCAAAATATAAAAGGCATCATAGATCTAAAGCAAAACGCCCAAATAGACGTGCAAAATTTGGCTGACGCCCTAAAAAGAGAGCTCGAAAATTTAGGCGCAAACATCGTTAAGGACGAGATCGCTTCGTGGGAATTTAGCGGCAATCTCATCGCTAAAGCCATCGGCAAAGAAAATGCCTACGAGGCCGATACTTTCGTGCTGGCCTCCGGTATAGACACCCTACTCGCAAGCCGTCTGGGCTCGAAGCTAAATTTGATCCCGTCTAAATTTTACAGCGTCGATCTGAAATTTAGTGCAGAAAAGATCCCCTCAAAGCCGGTCGTTTTAAACGATCTATTCGCCAAAATAACGCCTAAAGCGGACGGCGTCAAGATCACATCGGGCCTACAAATAGGCAACATCGACACCCTAGTTCGCATGGATAAAATAAATGAATTTCTAAACGCGCTAAAGCCCTTTGGCACGACATGCGAGCTAAAAGAGCCAAGATACAGGGCAAATTTCATCGCGCTGACGCCAAACGACATGCCTTTGATCGGGCGCGACGAGGTCTATAAAAACTTAGTCTTTAGCATGGGGCACGGCTGGCTCGGGCTTAGCTTCGCACCGGCTAGCGCTCGCCTCGTGGCGCACCTCATAAGCGAGGATAAAGAAAACATCGACATCAACGAGCTGCTGCTTTTTAGCGGATTTTATCAGGGCTGA
- the mqnP gene encoding menaquinone biosynthesis prenyltransferase MqnP — translation MENFIKKLKDIGELIVFKHSVFALPFIFTAMIVASKQVNDSAWFGFRLLILGALCAVSARNFAMAFNRYKDEDIDKLNPRTANRPSVDGRIGKDNMRIFIAANGVIFIVCAYFINSLAFWLSFPILAVLAGYSIFKRFSELAHLVLGLSLGLAPIAGAVAVSAQIPLWSVLLCLGVMFWVGGFDLLYSLQDIEFDREHGLFSIPSVYGDKATLFISAIFHALSVIFWLLFAWAVNLGGFAFFGILLSGVILWQEHRIVRRDFSKIDRVFFTLNGYLGILFFIFVWMSVL, via the coding sequence ATGGAAAATTTTATAAAAAAGCTAAAAGATATCGGCGAACTCATCGTTTTCAAGCACTCGGTATTCGCGCTTCCTTTTATCTTTACGGCGATGATAGTGGCTAGCAAACAAGTAAACGACTCGGCTTGGTTTGGCTTTAGATTACTGATTTTAGGGGCCTTGTGCGCGGTCTCGGCTAGAAATTTCGCGATGGCGTTTAACCGCTACAAAGACGAGGACATCGACAAACTAAACCCGCGAACGGCGAATCGTCCGAGCGTGGACGGTCGCATCGGCAAAGACAATATGCGAATTTTCATCGCTGCAAATGGCGTGATATTCATCGTTTGTGCTTATTTTATAAATTCGCTCGCATTTTGGCTGAGCTTTCCTATCTTGGCGGTTTTGGCAGGGTATTCGATATTTAAGCGCTTTAGCGAGCTAGCGCACCTTGTTTTGGGCCTTAGTCTGGGGCTGGCGCCTATCGCGGGGGCGGTCGCAGTGAGCGCGCAGATCCCGCTTTGGAGCGTTTTGCTCTGCCTTGGCGTAATGTTTTGGGTGGGAGGATTTGACCTGCTTTATTCGCTGCAAGATATAGAATTTGACCGTGAGCACGGACTTTTTAGCATACCTTCCGTTTATGGCGACAAGGCGACGCTATTCATATCGGCTATTTTTCACGCTTTGTCTGTGATATTTTGGCTGCTTTTTGCTTGGGCGGTAAATTTAGGCGGCTTTGCGTTTTTTGGGATATTGCTAAGCGGCGTGATTTTGTGGCAGGAGCATAGGATCGTTAGGCGCGATTTTAGCAAGATAGACCGCGTGTTTTTCACGTTAAACGGCTATCTTGGAATTTTATTTTTTATATTTGTTTGGATGAGTGTATTATGA
- a CDS encoding DUF6115 domain-containing protein: MEIYLFGGFSIVLIIIIALIFIKDAETNKRFTRYERAIESAMQENFNLKKQIASLANFKHDDPDELDEMKKELEKNLQTELNEKIVPIIKAIKSIERVIDEFASEQKDRIFTLEERTRDIGKITPSAQDEEEQIVRMFNSGKSIESIAKDLHLGVGRVEFVLKLHQLA, from the coding sequence ATGGAAATTTATCTATTTGGCGGCTTTAGCATAGTTTTGATCATCATCATCGCGTTGATATTTATAAAAGACGCCGAGACGAACAAGCGCTTTACTAGATACGAGCGCGCCATAGAAAGCGCTATGCAGGAGAATTTCAACCTAAAAAAACAGATCGCATCTTTGGCGAATTTCAAGCATGACGATCCTGACGAGCTTGACGAAATGAAAAAGGAGCTCGAAAAGAATTTACAAACCGAGCTGAACGAAAAGATCGTGCCTATCATCAAAGCCATAAAGAGCATCGAGCGCGTCATAGACGAGTTTGCCAGCGAGCAAAAGGATAGGATTTTCACTCTTGAGGAGCGCACCCGCGATATCGGCAAGATAACGCCAAGCGCGCAGGACGAAGAGGAGCAGATCGTGAGGATGTTCAACTCCGGCAAGAGCATAGAGAGCATCGCAAAGGACCTGCACCTGGGCGTAGGCCGAGTGGAATTCGTGCTAAAGCTTCATCAGCTGGCTTAA